A genomic stretch from Halalkalibacillus sediminis includes:
- the sdhA gene encoding succinate dehydrogenase flavoprotein subunit, with the protein MSEKNIVIVGGGLAGLMATIKAAEAGVHVDLLSVVPVKRSHSVCAQGGINGAVNTKGEGDSPWLHFDDTVYGGDFLANQPPVKAMCDAAPSIIHMLDRMGVMFNRTPEGLLDFRRFGGTQHHRTAFAGATTGQQLLYALDEQVRRHEANGLVTKYEGWEFVSAVLDESGRSRGVIAQDIQSHEMKVFKADATIMATGGPGIIFGKSTNSVINTGSAASILYQQGVKYANGEFIQIHPTAIPGDDKLRLMSESARGEGGRVWTYKDGKPWYFLEEKYPAYGNLVPRDIATREIFDVCVNQKLGINGENMVYLDLSHKDSKELDVKLGGIIEIYEKFVGEDPRKVPMKIFPAVHYSMGGMWVDNDQMTNIPGIFAAGECDFTIHGANRLGANSLLSCIYGGMVAGPNAIKYIDGLEDLAEDQNEEFFDAQLKTEQDKFDQIMNMTTGKENAYQIHRELGEWMTDNVTVVRDNEKLLKTDEKIVELMERAKDINIHDTSRWANQTAMFIRQLNNMLQLARVITKGAYNRNESRGAHFKPEFPDRNDADWLKTTIATFNPEKNGPDITYEEIDTSLIEPRKRDYSKSK; encoded by the coding sequence AGTCGGCGGTGGTTTGGCTGGTTTGATGGCAACAATTAAAGCGGCCGAAGCAGGCGTCCACGTAGATTTACTTTCAGTTGTACCTGTTAAACGCTCCCACTCAGTATGTGCACAAGGCGGAATCAACGGTGCGGTTAATACTAAAGGTGAAGGGGACTCCCCTTGGTTACACTTTGATGATACCGTTTACGGTGGGGATTTCTTAGCGAATCAGCCACCAGTAAAAGCAATGTGTGACGCTGCACCTAGCATCATCCACATGCTTGATCGTATGGGTGTTATGTTCAACCGTACACCTGAAGGTCTGTTGGATTTCCGTCGTTTTGGTGGTACTCAACACCACCGCACAGCTTTTGCTGGAGCGACAACTGGTCAACAGTTACTATATGCATTAGACGAACAAGTTCGACGCCATGAGGCAAATGGACTTGTGACAAAATATGAAGGTTGGGAATTCGTATCAGCAGTTCTTGATGAGAGCGGACGTTCTCGCGGAGTAATTGCTCAAGATATCCAATCTCATGAAATGAAAGTATTTAAAGCAGATGCAACGATCATGGCTACAGGTGGACCTGGAATCATTTTCGGTAAATCAACGAACTCAGTTATCAACACTGGTTCTGCAGCTTCAATACTTTATCAGCAAGGTGTCAAATATGCGAACGGTGAGTTCATCCAAATCCACCCTACAGCTATTCCTGGGGATGACAAACTTCGTCTCATGAGTGAATCTGCTCGTGGTGAAGGTGGACGAGTTTGGACATACAAAGACGGTAAACCTTGGTACTTCCTAGAGGAAAAATATCCTGCTTACGGTAACCTTGTACCTCGTGATATTGCAACTCGTGAGATCTTCGACGTTTGTGTAAACCAAAAACTTGGTATTAACGGTGAAAACATGGTTTATCTTGATCTATCTCATAAAGACTCAAAAGAGTTAGATGTTAAGCTTGGTGGAATCATTGAGATTTACGAAAAATTCGTTGGTGAAGATCCTCGTAAAGTACCAATGAAGATTTTCCCTGCAGTACACTACTCTATGGGTGGTATGTGGGTTGATAATGATCAGATGACAAACATCCCAGGTATCTTCGCTGCTGGTGAGTGTGATTTCACGATCCACGGTGCAAACCGCTTGGGCGCTAACTCACTTCTATCATGTATTTATGGTGGTATGGTCGCTGGACCAAACGCAATCAAGTACATTGATGGGTTAGAAGATCTAGCTGAAGATCAGAATGAAGAATTTTTCGATGCACAACTTAAAACTGAACAAGATAAATTCGATCAAATCATGAATATGACGACTGGTAAAGAAAACGCTTATCAAATCCACCGCGAACTTGGTGAGTGGATGACAGATAACGTAACGGTTGTTCGTGATAATGAAAAGTTACTTAAAACAGATGAAAAAATAGTGGAATTGATGGAACGAGCGAAAGATATCAATATTCATGATACCTCTCGCTGGGCCAACCAAACGGCAATGTTCATTCGTCAGTTGAACAACATGCTTCAACTTGCACGTGTAATCACTAAAGGTGCTTACAATCGTAATGAAAGCCGTGGAGCTCACTTCAAACCAGAATTCCCTGATCGTAATGATGCAGATTGGTTGAAAACGACAATCGCGACATTTAATCCTGAGAAAAATGGTCCAGACATCACTTATGAAGAAATCGATACATCATTGATTGAACCGCGTAAACGTGACTATTCGAAATCAAAATAA